One genomic window of Acetobacter sp. includes the following:
- the argF gene encoding ornithine carbamoyltransferase, with protein MTAPAKTASPTHPSAGKAIRHFLDLRDLDKATLRQILDVAAGMKRMQQGRSRPLHPARPLEGRALGILLSKPSTRTRVSFEVGVRQLGGDAVVLSSGDTQLGRGESVQDTARVLSRFVDAIVLRTGRTAALHELARWSSVPVINGLTPDSHPVQILADIMTFEEHKGPIAGRTLAWVGDGNNVAASLIEASAQFDFTLRVATPKQLTPKAEVVSWARQQGARLVLTNDPREAVEGADCILTDTWVSMSDEAAAERITLLEPYRVDRALMQHAARDALFMHCLPAHIGEEVTEDVFESPASVVFDEAENRLHAQKGLLVWALGGEDWTRFGEEAK; from the coding sequence GTGACTGCCCCCGCCAAGACCGCTTCCCCGACTCACCCGTCTGCCGGGAAGGCGATCCGTCATTTCCTTGACCTGCGTGATCTGGATAAAGCGACCCTGCGACAGATTCTTGATGTCGCGGCAGGTATGAAACGGATGCAGCAGGGCAGAAGCCGTCCCCTGCATCCAGCCAGACCGCTGGAAGGCCGGGCGCTTGGGATTCTGCTGTCCAAGCCCTCGACCCGTACGCGTGTTTCCTTTGAGGTTGGTGTCCGCCAGCTTGGAGGGGATGCCGTGGTGCTTTCCTCTGGCGACACACAGCTTGGACGCGGCGAGTCCGTTCAGGATACCGCCCGCGTTCTCTCGCGCTTTGTGGACGCCATCGTGCTGCGTACGGGCCGCACAGCCGCCCTTCACGAGCTTGCCCGCTGGAGTTCCGTGCCGGTCATCAACGGCCTGACACCGGACTCGCATCCGGTCCAGATTCTCGCGGATATCATGACGTTCGAGGAACATAAGGGGCCGATCGCGGGTCGCACGCTGGCATGGGTCGGCGACGGCAACAATGTCGCCGCCTCCCTGATCGAAGCCTCGGCGCAGTTCGACTTCACCCTTCGCGTCGCCACTCCGAAACAGCTTACGCCCAAGGCGGAGGTTGTATCCTGGGCGCGTCAGCAGGGCGCAAGGCTGGTCCTGACCAACGATCCCCGCGAAGCCGTGGAGGGTGCGGACTGCATACTGACCGACACCTGGGTCAGCATGTCGGACGAGGCAGCCGCCGAGCGCATCACATTGCTGGAGCCGTACCGTGTGGATCGGGCGCTCATGCAGCACGCGGCCAGAGACGCCCTTTTCATGCACTGTCTCCCTGCCCATATCGGAGAAGAAGTGACCGAGGACGTATTCGAGAGTCCGGCTTCGGTGGTGTTCGATGAAGCTGAAAACCGGCTTCATGCCCAGA
- a CDS encoding Hint domain-containing protein, whose protein sequence is MATVTWTGATSSDWTVSDNWDGSSWDGNNVPHSYDAVVFDDGANVVLSQDEAVGGIAVNGSVTFSSDGYSLNNGNYSLSLSKGATLTLNDIAFTTKELAGDSADATIVLKDAGLTIQYGNTLNGTVVFDDVINADGTVSGSTLNVIYYDSGNTSGAAVKNFSNYDKIIISGNEPENVHLVLNSDGVTYSLQGTLWGATQTLFSNISLAAGVTPSDFTYTQNTDGSYTFACFLADSMILTPQGDVPVQDIRIGDDVISMVNGLPETRKVVWTGVRHASIRADLPDDEAGYPVRILKGALSNNVPWKDMLITSEHCLYLEGRFVPARLLVNGRSIFYDRTITSYDYYHLETEKHSIISADGVLTESYLDTGNRASFRQPGTVAAMPASRALSWENDAAAPLDVNPSFTAPLSHQIETRAVYNGVKDRGLRPETTIDPQLHLMTDDGVLLPLERQTGQFAFFVIPAGVRSVRLLSRSSRPCDAVGAYVDDRRSLGVLVGRVMMSQGNSHHAITHHHQRETLEGWFPSESSSARWTSGNAVLSLEGVDAVQEGLLAVEILSAGPYIVESVIAPVEKLTA, encoded by the coding sequence ATGGCTACAGTAACCTGGACTGGCGCGACAAGCAGTGATTGGACCGTTTCAGACAACTGGGATGGTAGCAGTTGGGATGGAAACAATGTCCCCCATAGTTATGACGCTGTCGTGTTTGACGATGGCGCAAATGTCGTTCTGTCGCAGGATGAAGCTGTAGGTGGTATTGCCGTGAACGGGTCCGTAACCTTTTCATCGGATGGATATTCTCTCAATAACGGGAATTACAGCCTGTCTCTTTCAAAAGGCGCCACGCTGACCCTGAATGATATAGCCTTTACGACAAAAGAACTGGCTGGCGATTCAGCCGATGCCACCATCGTTCTAAAAGATGCCGGTCTGACCATTCAGTATGGAAACACATTGAACGGAACAGTTGTCTTCGATGATGTCATCAATGCTGACGGTACTGTCAGCGGTTCCACTCTCAATGTGATCTATTATGACAGCGGCAATACGTCCGGTGCTGCCGTAAAGAATTTCAGCAATTATGATAAGATCATCATATCCGGAAATGAGCCTGAAAATGTTCATCTCGTCCTGAACAGTGACGGCGTCACTTACAGTTTACAGGGTACCCTCTGGGGAGCGACGCAGACGCTTTTCAGCAATATCAGTCTGGCGGCTGGTGTAACGCCGAGCGACTTCACCTATACGCAGAATACCGACGGCAGCTACACGTTTGCCTGTTTTCTTGCGGATTCCATGATCCTTACGCCGCAGGGAGATGTGCCTGTTCAGGATATCCGGATCGGCGATGATGTTATCAGCATGGTCAACGGTCTTCCCGAGACAAGAAAAGTTGTCTGGACCGGCGTCAGGCACGCCTCCATCCGTGCCGACCTTCCGGACGATGAGGCAGGCTATCCTGTGCGTATCCTGAAAGGGGCTCTCAGCAATAATGTGCCCTGGAAAGACATGCTAATCACATCGGAACATTGTCTCTATCTTGAAGGTCGCTTCGTCCCTGCCCGTCTTCTCGTCAATGGACGTTCGATCTTCTACGACAGGACAATCACCTCTTACGATTATTATCATCTGGAAACAGAAAAGCATTCCATCATTTCCGCTGATGGCGTGCTGACGGAAAGCTACCTCGACACCGGCAACCGTGCTTCTTTCAGACAGCCCGGCACAGTGGCGGCCATGCCCGCATCGCGCGCCCTGTCATGGGAAAACGATGCCGCGGCTCCTCTGGACGTCAATCCGTCCTTTACCGCGCCACTGTCTCATCAGATTGAAACGCGGGCTGTTTACAATGGAGTGAAGGATCGTGGTCTCCGTCCGGAGACAACCATCGATCCACAACTGCATCTGATGACCGATGATGGTGTTCTCCTCCCTCTTGAGAGACAGACGGGCCAGTTTGCCTTCTTCGTCATTCCTGCGGGTGTGCGGTCCGTCCGTCTGCTCTCCCGTTCAAGTCGCCCCTGCGACGCTGTCGGCGCTTATGTTGACGACCGACGCTCCCTCGGCGTGCTTGTCGGACGGGTCATGATGTCTCAGGGCAACAGCCATCACGCCATCACGCATCATCATCAGCGCGAGACTCTGGAGGGCTGGTTTCCGTCTGAATCCTCAAGCGCCCGCTGGACTTCCGGAAACGCTGTCCTGTCGCTCGAAGGTGTCGACGCAGTTCAGGAAGGACTTCTGGCGGTCGAAATCCTGTCGGCCGGACCTTACATCGTTGAAAGCGTGATAGCTCCGGTGGAGAAGCTGACAGCCTGA
- a CDS encoding phage tail fiber protein, producing MSFFKGYLGLLVTGPASVAMETTGGGYARQAMDFTSPGDGRRTLSVSQSCSFGYATTDWGSVTALALYTDNTATSEPLVAWSVSPRTVSVGQTYSVPAECLSFLIQREGFFSTNDQIGTTESGTALIARQPVSISAGVMTPAMTGTSSAAGSGSGVPTLSQMNQVLSQLMQGLPTSDPGDGTSLWLNANLLSISTKTK from the coding sequence TTGTCATTTTTCAAAGGATATCTGGGACTTCTTGTGACGGGTCCGGCGTCTGTCGCCATGGAGACGACAGGAGGAGGCTATGCAAGACAGGCCATGGATTTTACCTCGCCAGGAGATGGACGGCGCACATTATCCGTTTCCCAGTCCTGCAGCTTTGGCTATGCGACCACCGACTGGGGCTCTGTAACGGCTCTGGCCCTTTATACTGATAATACGGCGACTTCTGAACCTCTCGTCGCATGGTCGGTATCACCCCGTACCGTCAGCGTGGGGCAGACATATTCTGTACCGGCTGAATGTCTGTCATTTCTGATTCAACGGGAAGGTTTTTTCTCGACAAACGACCAGATCGGGACGACTGAAAGTGGAACTGCTCTCATCGCCCGTCAGCCAGTCTCCATTTCCGCCGGTGTGATGACCCCTGCCATGACGGGCACTTCTTCGGCAGCCGGATCTGGCAGTGGCGTTCCTACATTATCCCAGATGAATCAGGTTCTGTCGCAGCTAATGCAGGGGCTGCCAACCTCCGATCCTGGCGATGGAACATCTCTATGGCTGAATGCAAACCTTCTATCCATTTCCACAAAAACTAAATAA
- a CDS encoding HAD family hydrolase — MTSALAADGRLQLVIFDCDGVLIDSEGTSCRLIAEEVRQAGWALSDEEAVTQFGGKALTLLKKEIEERTDTILPQDWPILMRDRFVESFNVSVDMIDGARDMLEKVAALGLPVRVGSNSSMLEMDAKFRTSGLAELLEGRIHSATDMLAPKPDPAVYLKAAEEEGVSPANCVVIEDSDTGAKAALAAGMACVLLRAEPAPIPAWPALVRISALSELPVLLEDVLDRQNRADAS, encoded by the coding sequence ATGACATCCGCGCTTGCTGCCGACGGTCGGTTACAGCTTGTCATTTTTGATTGCGATGGTGTGCTGATCGACAGCGAAGGTACAAGCTGTCGTCTGATCGCTGAAGAGGTTCGTCAGGCCGGATGGGCTCTCAGCGACGAAGAAGCGGTGACACAGTTTGGCGGGAAAGCCCTGACGCTTCTGAAGAAGGAAATCGAGGAGAGGACCGACACCATTCTTCCACAGGACTGGCCCATTCTCATGAGGGATCGTTTTGTTGAATCCTTCAATGTGTCTGTCGATATGATCGATGGAGCCCGGGACATGCTGGAAAAGGTTGCGGCTCTTGGGTTACCGGTAAGGGTCGGCTCAAATTCCTCCATGCTGGAGATGGATGCGAAATTCAGGACCAGCGGGCTGGCTGAACTGCTGGAGGGACGTATTCATTCGGCAACCGACATGCTCGCACCGAAGCCTGATCCGGCTGTCTATCTGAAAGCGGCGGAAGAGGAAGGCGTTTCTCCTGCGAACTGTGTTGTCATTGAAGACAGCGATACAGGGGCGAAAGCGGCTCTTGCGGCGGGGATGGCCTGCGTTCTTCTGAGGGCTGAACCGGCCCCCATTCCTGCCTGGCCGGCTCTGGTCAGAATCAGTGCGCTGTCCGAGCTGCCTGTTCTGCTGGAGGATGTTCTGGACAGGCAGAACAGGGCTGATGCGTCGTGA
- a CDS encoding Nramp family divalent metal transporter, translated as MPNADSARHSLPDVFATVRVPGPGASALKRFLAFVGPGYLISVGYMDPGNWATDLQGGAQFGYTLLSVILLSNLMAILLQALSARLGVATGLDLAQACRKRFPRGINLLLWLACELAIIACDLAEVIGTAIALQLLFGFSLLTGSLLSALDAFIVLLLMGRGFRYLEAFIIGLLCIIAACFAAQLVMAHPPAGGILHGFIPTTSILTNHEMLYIAIGIVGATVMPHNLYLHSSIVQTRAYERTPDGRREAIRFATLDSTIALSLALFINAAILIVAAAAFHETGHSDVADIGVAYHLLSPVLGAALASTLFAVALLAAGMNSTITGTLAGQIVMEGFLHLRLPDWARRLLTRGLAIVPVVIASVWFGDKSVDHLLLLSQVILSMQLPFAVVPLVWFVTRREMMGPFTISRPVAGLAWLVSGTILALNFKLLYDTLMG; from the coding sequence GTGCCGAACGCAGACAGTGCCCGCCACAGCCTCCCGGATGTTTTCGCCACCGTCCGCGTGCCCGGTCCCGGCGCATCCGCGTTGAAGCGGTTTCTCGCTTTTGTCGGACCCGGTTACCTGATTTCAGTCGGTTACATGGACCCCGGCAACTGGGCGACCGATCTGCAGGGCGGCGCACAGTTCGGCTATACGCTGCTCAGCGTCATCCTGCTGTCCAATCTGATGGCGATCCTGCTTCAGGCTCTGTCGGCGCGACTTGGCGTTGCGACAGGTCTCGATCTCGCGCAGGCCTGCCGGAAGCGGTTTCCCCGCGGGATCAATCTGCTGCTGTGGCTGGCCTGCGAACTGGCGATCATCGCCTGTGATCTGGCCGAAGTGATCGGCACCGCCATCGCCCTGCAACTCCTGTTCGGCTTTTCCCTGCTGACCGGTTCCCTGCTCTCGGCGCTCGATGCGTTCATCGTGCTGCTGCTGATGGGACGGGGTTTTCGCTATCTCGAAGCCTTCATCATCGGGTTGCTGTGCATCATCGCTGCCTGCTTTGCCGCACAGTTGGTCATGGCCCATCCTCCGGCGGGCGGCATCCTGCATGGTTTCATTCCCACGACCAGCATTCTGACAAATCATGAAATGCTTTATATCGCCATCGGCATCGTCGGCGCGACGGTCATGCCGCACAACCTCTATCTTCATTCGTCCATCGTGCAGACCCGTGCCTATGAACGCACGCCGGACGGCAGGCGCGAGGCCATCCGCTTCGCCACGCTCGACAGCACCATAGCCCTGTCGCTGGCGCTGTTCATCAACGCGGCCATCCTGATCGTCGCCGCCGCCGCTTTTCATGAAACCGGCCATAGTGACGTGGCGGATATCGGCGTGGCCTACCATCTGCTTTCGCCTGTTCTGGGCGCGGCGCTGGCCTCGACCCTGTTCGCCGTGGCCCTGCTCGCGGCAGGGATGAATTCGACCATTACCGGCACGCTCGCCGGACAGATCGTGATGGAAGGTTTCCTGCATCTACGTCTGCCCGACTGGGCACGACGCCTGCTGACACGCGGTCTCGCCATCGTGCCGGTCGTGATCGCCTCCGTGTGGTTTGGCGACAAAAGCGTGGATCACCTGCTGCTCCTGAGTCAGGTGATCCTGTCCATGCAGCTTCCCTTCGCCGTAGTGCCTCTGGTCTGGTTCGTCACACGGCGCGAGATGATGGGACCGTTCACCATCTCCCGGCCTGTAGCGGGGCTGGCCTGGTTGGTGTCGGGTACCATTCTCGCGCTGAACTTCAAGCTGCTTTACGACACGCTGATGGGGTGA
- a CDS encoding pyridoxal phosphate-dependent aminotransferase yields the protein MTVPEIDPFHTVTLSTLAHRLAAEGRSIIHMEFGQPSTSAPKAAVERAHHVLDTDPMGYWESEPLKERIARHYADSYGVTVTPGQITLTAGASVALVLALTSCFVPGMRIALARPGYVAYRNTLRALHMEAVEIPCGEAVRFQLTAKSIAALSPAPDGLIIASPANPTGTILSAEELSAIVEICRARNIRIISDEIYHGLSFGEPTHSVLEYDDTPLVVNSFSKYFSMASWRLGWLVAPEDRINAVKARMGNMFLTPSSLSQHAALVAFECREELEGHLETYRHNRDLLLEALPVWGLRHIAPPDGAFYIYAYIGHLTDDSLTFCTRLLEETGVATAPGIDFDPVDGTHFIRFSFAVSTDRIREAIRRMTPWFAERTAETETP from the coding sequence ATGACCGTTCCCGAGATTGACCCGTTTCACACCGTGACGCTCAGCACGCTGGCGCATCGTCTTGCGGCGGAGGGGCGCAGCATCATTCACATGGAATTCGGACAGCCCTCGACCAGCGCTCCGAAAGCGGCGGTGGAGCGGGCGCATCATGTGCTCGACACTGATCCGATGGGCTACTGGGAGAGTGAGCCTCTCAAGGAAAGGATCGCCCGGCATTACGCAGACAGCTACGGCGTAACGGTGACACCCGGCCAGATCACGCTGACAGCCGGAGCCTCGGTTGCGCTCGTGCTGGCCCTGACAAGTTGCTTCGTGCCGGGGATGCGGATCGCGCTGGCAAGACCCGGTTACGTCGCCTATCGGAACACACTCCGCGCGCTTCACATGGAAGCCGTCGAGATTCCCTGTGGTGAGGCCGTGCGTTTCCAGTTGACGGCTAAGTCTATCGCCGCCCTGTCTCCGGCTCCGGATGGGCTGATCATCGCCAGTCCCGCCAATCCGACCGGCACCATCCTGTCGGCAGAAGAACTGTCCGCCATCGTGGAGATTTGCCGTGCGCGGAACATCCGCATCATTTCCGATGAAATCTATCATGGGCTGAGTTTCGGGGAGCCTACTCACAGCGTTCTCGAATATGATGACACTCCGCTGGTGGTGAACAGCTTCTCCAAATATTTCAGTATGGCGTCGTGGCGGCTCGGCTGGCTGGTGGCGCCTGAAGACCGGATCAACGCCGTGAAGGCGCGGATGGGCAACATGTTTCTCACACCATCCTCGCTCAGCCAGCATGCGGCGCTGGTGGCGTTTGAATGCCGTGAGGAACTTGAAGGACATCTGGAAACCTACAGGCACAATCGGGACCTGTTGCTTGAGGCGTTACCCGTATGGGGATTGCGGCATATCGCCCCGCCTGATGGCGCGTTCTATATATACGCCTATATCGGCCATCTGACAGATGACAGTCTGACGTTCTGCACCCGATTGCTGGAAGAGACCGGCGTGGCGACAGCCCCCGGCATCGACTTTGATCCGGTGGATGGAACACATTTCATCCGCTTCAGTTTCGCCGTCTCGACGGACCGGATCAGGGAGGCCATCCGCCGGATGACGCCGTGGTTCGCTGAACGGACGGCAGAGACAGAAACACCCTGA
- a CDS encoding aspartate aminotransferase family protein, translating to MISALMPTYNRADLAFERGEGAWLYTTDGRRFLDFAAGIATCSVGHANPQLVKAISEQAAKVMHVSNLFRVPQAERLAARLVEATFADSVFFCNSGAEANEGMVKAIRRAQAKNGHPERTRILCFEGAFHGRTLGMLSATGNPTYLDGFGERAPGFDHVPLNNMNAVRDAVTPETAGVMLEPIQGESGIKAADRRFLQELRAMCDEFGLYLGFDEVQTGVGRTGRLFAHEWSDVTPDVMSAAKGLGGGFPIGAILAREEVAKHLTPGSHGTTFGGNPLACAAANAVLDILLAPGFLGQVRERAAFLGARLDTLVSDFPDIFSERRGVGLMIGLRCVPKASDVIAAAQTAGLLAVSAGDNVLRLVPPLIISEQDCLEAVKCLRQAAETVRAATVETIS from the coding sequence ATGATTTCCGCCCTTATGCCGACCTACAACCGCGCCGACCTCGCCTTTGAGCGGGGAGAAGGCGCCTGGCTGTACACGACGGACGGGCGACGATTTCTGGATTTCGCGGCGGGTATCGCCACCTGCTCCGTGGGACACGCCAACCCGCAACTGGTGAAGGCCATTAGCGAGCAGGCCGCGAAGGTCATGCACGTCTCCAATTTGTTCCGGGTGCCGCAGGCCGAACGGCTTGCCGCCCGTCTGGTGGAAGCGACCTTCGCCGACAGCGTGTTCTTCTGCAATTCCGGCGCGGAAGCCAATGAAGGTATGGTGAAGGCCATCCGTCGGGCGCAGGCGAAGAACGGGCATCCCGAACGGACCCGCATCCTGTGTTTTGAAGGCGCTTTTCACGGTCGGACATTGGGCATGCTCTCCGCCACCGGCAACCCGACCTATCTCGACGGGTTCGGCGAGCGGGCACCGGGCTTTGACCATGTGCCGCTCAACAACATGAACGCCGTTCGCGATGCGGTGACGCCGGAAACCGCCGGTGTGATGCTGGAGCCCATTCAGGGTGAAAGCGGCATCAAGGCAGCCGACAGACGTTTCCTGCAGGAACTCCGCGCCATGTGTGACGAGTTCGGTCTGTATCTCGGTTTCGACGAAGTGCAGACGGGTGTGGGCCGTACCGGCAGGCTGTTCGCGCACGAATGGTCGGACGTCACCCCGGATGTCATGTCTGCGGCCAAGGGGTTGGGGGGCGGCTTCCCCATCGGTGCTATCCTCGCCCGGGAGGAAGTGGCGAAGCACCTGACTCCCGGCTCGCATGGAACCACGTTCGGAGGCAATCCGCTGGCCTGCGCCGCAGCGAACGCGGTTCTGGATATTCTGCTGGCTCCCGGTTTTCTGGGGCAGGTGCGGGAGCGCGCTGCGTTTCTCGGTGCGCGACTGGATACGTTGGTTAGCGATTTCCCCGATATTTTCTCGGAACGTCGGGGTGTGGGGCTGATGATCGGCCTTCGCTGCGTGCCGAAAGCGTCCGATGTCATTGCCGCGGCCCAGACTGCCGGGCTTCTCGCCGTCTCCGCCGGAGACAATGTTCTGCGGCTCGTGCCGCCTCTTATCATCTCGGAACAGGATTGTCTTGAGGCCGTGAAATGCCTTCGTCAGGCAGCCGAAACCGTCCGGGCCGCTACTGTGGAGACCATTTCGTGA
- the hemJ gene encoding protoporphyrinogen oxidase HemJ: MLLPWYPWIKAFHVMSVMAWMAGLFYLPRLFVYHCQVAAGSEESERFKIMERRLLRAITTPAMISSLLFGMLLVSIPGVVNWSSGWWHVKMAALLGMFIFHGFCARWRGEFSRDRNRHSERFYRMANEIPTVLMMVIVIMVIVKPF, from the coding sequence CTGCTTCTGCCGTGGTATCCGTGGATCAAGGCATTTCATGTCATGTCGGTCATGGCCTGGATGGCAGGACTTTTCTATCTGCCGAGACTGTTTGTCTACCATTGTCAGGTTGCTGCCGGTTCTGAGGAGAGTGAGCGTTTCAAGATCATGGAGCGTCGTCTCCTGCGGGCTATTACGACCCCGGCGATGATATCCTCCCTGCTTTTCGGGATGTTGCTTGTCAGTATTCCGGGAGTAGTAAACTGGTCCTCTGGCTGGTGGCACGTGAAAATGGCTGCTCTTCTCGGCATGTTCATTTTTCATGGTTTCTGCGCCCGCTGGCGTGGAGAATTTTCCCGTGACAGAAACAGACATTCTGAACGATTTTACAGAATGGCGAATGAAATTCCGACAGTTCTCATGATGGTGATTGTTATTATGGTCATTGTTAAACCGTTTTAA
- a CDS encoding Spy/CpxP family protein refolding chaperone, with amino-acid sequence MSRSSFLIAAMTVGALAMGQAHAQPPMGPHGCGPGGLPFLEGVNLTAKQKDSVKKIFKEGHEDMKALHRQEHDLHDRFEALMLTPGKIDQAKLDALTTEQNALDAKENAARQATAVKVHDVLTAEQVSAAKDRHDKIHALMDQVHSIEHADSKDDE; translated from the coding sequence ATGTCACGTAGTTCTTTTCTGATTGCTGCTATGACTGTTGGTGCACTGGCCATGGGACAGGCCCATGCCCAGCCTCCCATGGGTCCGCATGGTTGTGGACCGGGTGGACTTCCCTTTCTTGAGGGCGTCAATCTGACGGCCAAGCAGAAAGATTCGGTCAAGAAGATCTTCAAGGAAGGTCACGAAGACATGAAGGCCCTGCACAGGCAGGAGCACGATCTTCATGATCGGTTTGAAGCGCTCATGCTCACGCCAGGCAAGATAGATCAGGCGAAGCTCGACGCCCTGACAACGGAACAGAATGCGCTGGACGCCAAAGAAAATGCGGCGCGACAGGCGACGGCCGTCAAGGTGCATGATGTCCTGACGGCGGAACAGGTGTCTGCCGCCAAAGATCGTCATGACAAAATCCACGCTCTGATGGATCAGGTTCATTCTATCGAACATGCTGACAGCAAGGACGATGAATAA
- a CDS encoding MFS transporter, translated as MTKDTASGLAPTEFAPVPVPLPHGSPAAFFVLTFGTFVVGTGEFAIMGMLPEFAASLQLSTAEAGYAITAYALGVVIGAPVITILGARLSRRELLLLLYVMFCGGNLLSIAMPTAGLIEVGRFVTGLPHGALFGISALVAASMVDHSRRGWAVGRVLSGIAIATLVGAPFSIFAADHLGWRVSYLIIGLCGLLTFAGVWRYIPADAPNRQNSPLKEVKALFSVQILLTLLTAAVGFGGMFTIYTYLTSVLQNVTHVPEWEIMVFMIVWGAGMLTGANAGAWLVDRNLSLAAILALSGSAIAMLVFPFVLHNTPALMMDVFLIPTFVNALGPALQTRLMDFAGDAQTLAASLNHSAFNIANAMGASLGSALLAAQYSYGSLGIGAALLSVGGLLVYLLALALMRRTLISA; from the coding sequence ATGACCAAAGATACAGCCTCAGGGTTGGCGCCGACAGAATTTGCTCCCGTACCGGTTCCCCTACCCCACGGTAGCCCCGCTGCTTTCTTCGTTCTGACATTCGGTACGTTCGTCGTCGGTACTGGCGAGTTCGCCATTATGGGTATGCTGCCGGAATTTGCGGCCTCGCTCCAGCTTTCCACCGCCGAGGCCGGATATGCCATCACGGCCTACGCCCTTGGCGTGGTGATCGGAGCGCCAGTGATCACCATTCTGGGCGCACGGCTGTCCCGGAGGGAACTGCTGCTCCTGCTTTACGTCATGTTCTGCGGTGGCAATCTGCTCAGCATCGCCATGCCGACGGCCGGACTTATAGAGGTCGGTCGGTTTGTCACAGGTCTGCCGCATGGTGCGCTGTTCGGTATTTCCGCGCTCGTGGCGGCTTCGATGGTCGATCATTCACGGCGAGGCTGGGCAGTTGGCCGGGTTCTGTCCGGTATCGCCATTGCAACACTGGTGGGCGCGCCCTTTTCCATTTTTGCAGCCGATCATTTGGGGTGGCGTGTGTCCTACCTGATCATTGGTCTGTGCGGCCTCCTTACTTTCGCGGGGGTCTGGCGGTATATTCCCGCTGACGCGCCAAATCGGCAAAATTCGCCGTTAAAGGAAGTAAAGGCGCTTTTCAGTGTGCAGATTCTGCTTACTCTGCTTACCGCCGCTGTCGGTTTTGGCGGTATGTTCACGATCTATACCTATCTTACCAGCGTTCTTCAGAATGTTACTCACGTGCCGGAATGGGAGATCATGGTGTTCATGATCGTCTGGGGCGCGGGGATGCTGACGGGGGCCAATGCCGGAGCATGGCTGGTTGACCGTAACCTTTCCCTTGCCGCCATTCTGGCGCTCTCCGGCAGTGCGATCGCCATGCTTGTGTTTCCGTTCGTGCTGCATAACACACCGGCGCTCATGATGGATGTTTTCCTGATACCAACCTTTGTGAACGCCCTTGGTCCGGCGCTTCAGACCCGACTCATGGATTTTGCGGGCGATGCCCAGACACTGGCTGCCTCACTCAATCACTCGGCTTTCAATATTGCCAATGCCATGGGGGCTTCGCTGGGAAGCGCGCTGCTTGCTGCCCAGTATAGTTATGGGTCGCTCGGGATCGGCGCAGCTTTGCTGTCAGTCGGAGGATTGCTGGTCTATCTTCTGGCGCTTGCCCTGATGAGGCGAACGCTGATTTCAGCCTGA